In Cryptomeria japonica chromosome 5, Sugi_1.0, whole genome shotgun sequence, the genomic window aaaagtgattttgagatgATTTTTTATAAGTTACTATTTCATGCATTTGAAATGCAAAATTTTAATGGCTTTGTATAGGGTTCTACCACTACAAATAGatgctttttatttttattttaaatctaattGGTATTGTATAGAGGCACTTATATATAGAGCATCATACAAATCCAGTTAGCGTTAACCAAATTCACGACATAATATACGCATGTAGGCTTTATAAATAAAATCCTACCCAACCTTCTTTACCAGGCATGGGCTTCACAAGGcggatttattttgattttcattagAGTTCAGCTTCTTTTGTTAAGCGCATCCCTAtacagaaagaaagaaagaattttaacgTCCACGAGGCTAAGAATAGCCTATGGGACAATCTGATCAAGCTGAATCAGTTTTTTAAGGTCTGATCTCTGCTTATTCAGGCTGATGATGAGAGCACCCATCTTCACGATATGCTCCTCGCTGAACAGGTTATACCATGTGCTAGCAGTTAGGAAATCGGCAAACTTCTCCCTGCTGACTTTAAGTGCTTCACActccaagataaaatgtttttcagtttccaCACTCCCGCTGACGCAAAACGGGCAAACTCTTTCTTCCCAAAtctcttttggccttttccacCGCCCGGTGTCACACCGAAGTTGGTGAGAGTTGGTTCTAAGTTGTGCAATTAGAATTGTAGCCTTCCATGATATATTAGCCCCTATATAGACTTTTTGAAGATGATCATACTTGGGGTTGAACTCATTAATATAGTATTGTTTCTTCCTTCCTAACCCAATACTCCAATTTTTCTTGTAAAACTTTTCCATGACGAAGACCTTTATCTCCTTGATGTTTGTGGGGCATGAGTTCAAATAAATATCCCATTTTTTCAaccatttgatgttttgtttcatccacGTCTTCTTCCTTTTGCACAAAGTGTCGTTGACAACAACCTTAGGCCATCTATCTTCTCCCATTTGCTCGGTTCTTTTTAAATAGCTAATGAGACGCACCATAGCAGCTGCCTCAATAGGGGCAGCACCCGTTTCACTTAACATGATATCATATGGGACCGtgcttttaattttgaacttgcttgtgatCAAACGTTTTTGAATTCTCTCAAATTGCTTCCATTGAGAATCTAAGGTACTGCTGGCCGAAACTTCACAACCATATAGAATAACCGGCAACACCAAAAGCCtaaaaagtgtttggatggttttCCAATCCCAAAGCTCAGCCTCTCTGCATCTATTTTGAAGTGCATAGAGTGCCTTCCAGCCGCCTAGAGTTCTCTTCTTCCTGCAACCTTCCCAACTAAGACTCTTGTTGAAATCAATTCCAAGGTATTTGTAATCTGCAACTTCTTCAAGAATGCTACCTTCAAAGTAAAACTTATGTTGCTCTtgtttccttctacttgagaaaaccaTGATTTTCGTCTTGCTGATATTAACTTGCATTCCCACAATATTGCAAAAGCGCTCAAGGGCAAATAAGTGCTCTTGTCAACCAAGGGCGGAATTAGCAAGCAAAATGAGGTCATCAGCATAAAGGAGCAACCTTATCACAAATTCACCCAATTGAATACCATCACCATTCTGCATGTTTAACCATTCTTCAAGTTTGTCAATGTATAAGCCAAACAAGGTAGGGGAAAGAGGACACCCTTGTTTGACACCAATATCACTCCTAAAACTAGTTGAAATGCCATTAGGAGTTCTGATTTTCACTTTAACCTCCTCATAAAGCCTATGAATAGCAGCCCTAAGATGAGCCGGGATACCAAGCTCTTCCATTCTGTGCCACAGTTTGTCACGTGGGACTATGTCAAAagcttttttgaaatcaacaaagcaacagAAGACATCTTCCTTTTTCTCCCAGGTTTTTTCGATGATGTGTCTCAAAGTAATACCATGATCAACTGTGGAATGTTTAGGTCTGAAACCAGCTTGGCCTTTTGCACGTTTATGATTTTCTTTTGCCCATTTGctgattctattttctatcatgctGCCAAATAACTTAGCAAACAAAGGATTGATCATTATAGTCCTATAGTTGGAGGGGTTATTGACATCTCAACTTTTGAAAAGAGGTATAGCAAGACTTGTAGTCCAATCTTTAGGAAACCCATGAGGaatgatgttattgaatatttttgcAATATGAGGGGCAAGGACTTTCATGCCCCACTTGAGAAACTCTGCTTGAAGTTCACCTAAGTCTTTAGCTTTACCAACACCCAATTTCTTAATACCCAATTCAATTTCTTGCACGGTGAAAAGATTAGTAGAAATGTTGACCAAGGGTGGGGGAGCCACCTCCAAATCATGTTCATAAAGTTGCCTAGCATAATCAAACCATTGAGTGGCTGTGATACATGCAAAAGTATTTTCTAATATTTTGATAAAAGCTCGTTTCAAATGCACACGCTTGTGTATTGCAATTTCAAACACAAAATTTCGTTGATTTTTTTCTCAATACAGAGGTGCATTTGTCCGTTAGACACTCCTTCCTATGTTTCGACGCACACTGGACTGTATTGGAGTGGTTTTAGCAAACGAAATACAACATGTTTCTCCTATAATTCACCTGCAAGCCTCAGTAATCCGATTGCATTTGCGAGTTTTGATTAAAAAACTTAATTTGTCATCCTTTCTGGCTCGTGTCCCCATCTTCTAAGCATTTTTTAAACCtaaaaccataaaaccctagctcAGAAACCTTTATGTAACACATATAGTGCATTCCTCTTCAGATTTACTTACATGGCTTGGAAATTTGATTCATGTGCCCTAGGGCAGGCACACGACTGTCTTCTGACTTGCAAGTTCTTTCCAACCTCCAAAATCTATTTCTTACTTTCTTAGCTCTGCAATCGTTTACGGCTATTGCAcacaattttttaatttaaaaaatctttaatAGTGAATTTGTACTATTGTTTGTGCAAACTTGTAAGACCATTTTCATGACAAATTTTCCATGTAATAGCATTGGATAGTGATTGAGATGCACATTCTTCCTAGAGTTTTTAACGTTTTCTGGTTTCTCTAGATGAAATTTTGTGTAATGTGACTATGTCTTGTGTCTCGCCCTATTTTTACTGGTCATTTTATTTGTTCGATTGTTTCATTTGCAATAAAAGTTTCAAAGTTGCAGCATTTGAAACCTCAAAAATGGCCATTAGAAACTCTAATTTGCACTTGATGGTGGAAACAAATAATTTTCAAAGTAAAAAGATATGTCAAAAACCCTAGGCATATTCTACAATAGGGTTTCTaggcaaaagaaataaaaaaataaaaactcaGAAATGTTTGTCAAAAACCTTAGTGTGTGCTTTAGGGTAGAAATAAATAATTTTCAGAGTCAAAAAAATGTGTCAGAAACCCCAGGCACATAAACGTATGAAGTCAAAATGCATTCAGTTTGTCTAGTGCACCCCTTTCAAGGTGAAACAAAGTTTCCAAACGAAAGCTTGAATAAATAGTGTATGGTGTGCAGCATCTTGGAGGAACATAAGGCTTTTGAAATTATAAACTTGGAAACGAATGCATGAGCATACCCCAGAAAGAAAGAGGAAATAAGTAAGGTTTCAAGTGTTTGTGAGTGCAGTAATCTGGCTTGCGCACTGTAATGGAATGATATGTTTTAGAATTAATACATTCACAGACATAGTATTATGGCATGCGGCACAAAAAGGCTAGCTAGGAATAATAGGCTATGTATAGTAGTACATTTATTGTGATAGCTAACTATGTTTTAGCAAAAAATTGGAATGAATAACAATTGAAAGGGCGGAGAAATTAAATGTACAGCTATATAGACGGGTGCTCAGGATACAAAAGCAGAGATTTTATAAATATAGGCTTTAAAGGCTGCAAATAGCAGGCGTTGGTGTGATTAAATATTCTCTGCATCAGTCACCATTTGCTATTTAGCAGAACAGAGCAGCAAGGACCATCTCAGCTCAAGATTCATTATATCTATTATCTTTCAACAGGATGGTAGCATTTCagcatatttcatttacttttaaaatttttgattgtttttaatTTGTGTAAGTTTTTTAAATGATCATCCTCCAACATCACCAAATAAGAAAAAATGCAAGTCACCCAAAACCATGTCTCCACTTCCCTACGTTTTTGTCCCATAAACTTGAAGAAACATTGGTTCATACCTATATAATTATAAAAACTATGTTTTTAAATTAATTTGGCTATTTTCAAGGCTGATTTTAGCTTCCTTAGGTTGCTTTGTTGTCGATTTTCTCTGTGTGAAGGTGTGTGCAGAGATTTAGAGGGTTCAAAGATCCATTTTCCAAGATTTTTCCTATCTATGAATGTTGATTTGATAAAATCAAAATTGACGATTCataaaattcaaataaattatAACATTGTACTGATGGCACATGTTTAATGTAAATTTCTAAGACGAAGAACTTTGAATTCTTGGGCAGAATGTAACAGATTATTGCATTAACTTTACTAACTATTTAGTATGTATGGACCTACAGGCAGGGGAAGATTCATTATATTCACAGGTTGCAAAAGTTGAGCTCAAAAAGGTTTTCTCAACCAAAACGGTAAAACTGCAACATCTATTCAAATCTGctgctttcttttttttctttaattaaaaTGTTGATTGTTTGAGTCATCAATTACTGCAGGTATTGAAAATTAAGGAGATGAACTTGTCGGCTAATCAAGAGAAATCAGAAATGAAGAAATTAAATTGGACAGTAATAGGTGATAATGCCACAGAAGTTGGGAGTGTAAGAGGTGGTCCCGTGGATGATAGGGACATGGTTGTAGAGTTGGGCCCAATGGAAATCCGCACTTTTATCTTGCAATTCTAATAACTAGTCAACATATTGCCTGTTTTGAATTACATTTATCTGTGATCTCCATCATCCAAATTACTTAAAAAAGGATGATTATGAAATAAGATCCTTTGGTGAGCAACCAGTGTTCCCTTTAACATTGATCATATCTTGGGGTTAATCTACTTCAATTGGTGAGGCCTCAAAGGGATTTCAATGTAATCACCCatactttaataataataataataatttattttgctTGTGTATATGTAATATAGCTTTAGATATTTGAAATAATTACGTCGAAAAACATTCAATTGTGAGAAACAATAATGtgcatttcaaattctttaatcaaaaCCAGTGGCTAGTCCCTGTCATAATTGGATACAAAAGTTTCATAGATTTTTAACTTAATTATAGATGGTCAGACGAAGTTTATtcaatatatgttgaatatattttAGATATTGACCATGGAGGATTTTATGTCTTTTGTACTTAAAATGCATGCTAATAAACATTACCGTTATCTTGTAAAAAAAATGCACTGTTGGCTAATGATACCTCAATTGTTTTTCAAAATCAAATCACATATAAATTATCTTTTTTACTAGTTATTAAAAAAGAAGGAAGGTAACTCAAAGTAGTTGTTATCAAGTGGTAGGGACACTTGTTTCTCATGTTGGAGACCAAGGTTCGACTTCTCCAAGCAACATCCTAATACCAATAGGCATGCTGAAATGATACTTCATTCCAGTTAATTGATAGATAGTGGTAGTTACAATAGTGATTAGTGTTCAAACCAAAGGAGCCTGTTATACGCACGTTCAAGTTGGAGGAGcacaattcaagcattcaagctagAGGAGCATGATGGAGGATAATGTTCAAGTTGGAGGAGCATGGGTAGAACTATAAGGAGGAATCCCTTACAAGAGGAGATTGGAGTTGTGAGATTCAAGTTGAAGGAGAGCTAGTGGGAGAATCACAAGCTAGAGCAGTATAGATGGAGtgataaggaagaagaatggatgCCCCATAGGAGTAGTTGCTCTATAAGAGGATATAAAGAGGTGTGGTGGTTGAGTGAGTGTTGGGGGAGAATCATAAGTCCAATGGTATCCCTATTAGAAGACCATTAGATAGGGATATATCTTTGAATGATgtaaggagaagagatctttgttacCAACCCATAGCCAATAAAGTTATAATATCAAGAAAGATACCAAAGGCACTAAACCTAATCAACAACGATAATGGTGTGTGATACCATCCACTAAGGTTCAAATTCTAGATGTGGTTAGATTAGATCTAATCCCCTAGGTGACTTTGATAGGATGGATTCCCTACTTTTGGTAACTTAGCCAAACAAGGCTTCTAGAATAGATGTATGCTTCCTTAACATGTTGTGATCTATTTAAAGGGAGAGATGATATATATGTTATCCATTGAATCTAGAATACAAAAAGAACAAGATGACTATTGCAAACAATTAAAATCAActcttaattttaaaatgaaaACTGGTCAAAAGGTATAGCAAATAAATAATAGCTTGCAACAAGAACTAATGAGATGTGAGATTAATGTATTTTCCCTCAAGTTGGATTCACCTAAAAGATGATGTCTTGAAATTGCTTTAACAACCAAAAAAATCATCATACTTGTGTAATTCTAAAAGAATTAAATTTATAGTCACTTCTATTTACCAAGAAATTTTATATTGATCATTAGTTTGCAAATTTTCCTTTATACTATATTCTATCATATCAACTTAATGTGCTAATAAAAATAAAGAGATACTTACCATGTATTTGTGTTTGCAAATATTTTATAGCTGAAGAACACAAATAGCGTGTAAACAAACAACTTTGAATTAAATTTATAGTCACTTCTATTTACCAAGAAATTTTATATTGATCATTAGTTTGCAAATTTTCCTTTATACTATATTCTATCATATCAACTTAATGTGCTAATAAAAATAAAGAGATACTTACCATGTATTTGTGTTTGCAAATATTTTATAGCTGAAGAACACAAATAGCGTGTAAACAAACAACTTTTAAAACCTACACAAGTTGTTCCCACTAGGCCCAATAAGGGTAAGGCATTAACAATGTTCCATTGCCATGAGAGATAAGGAAATGGACCAAATCATGTGTACCCACTCTGTCATCTCCCTAAAGCTCTCCTGCGACCATGTTTTAGTAGTCGCTCAATTATAGTAGTTATTGGATCATACAAATTTGAAAGGGAAGACGAGTGGTGCATGGCCTTGGCTCACCAAAAATAAGCACCCAATACTTAATCCAACAAAATTGTGCCTAATCAAGGTCTTAAATCTtagataatattaaattataacatTATTTACTACTCCTATGTAATGAAATCAAGGATTTAAATCATTTAGCCTCATTGACTTTCTTCTAAGGTTATTGAATATTAGATACCCAAATAAACTATTACCACAAGAAGAAATTTTAGTTTTGggcaagtgcaccaagatgggggaccaaaaagatgccaaatTTCTTTTTGGCCCCCATCAAGCGCTTTTTGTGCACGCCAAATAAGGCGTGCACCCTATTCGGCGCATGCCAAATAGGCTTGCGTGCCGAGCCTAAGGTTTGGGCACGCCAAAAGCATTTGGCGCGCACCAAATAGGGCACACACCAAATAAGGCAAGCACCAAAtgcattgacattttgaaaagtgcattttgaattttgaaatttcaaattgtCCTTTTCTTTCACTTCCTCTCTCTccggatatatacataaaatataacatttaagtataaatgtgacttatactttaagttatattttatgtatatattgtcaggatgtttgagagtggttccagatctctaggagctataatgtagattctagtttttagagtattcatataaatttcaaataGTAAAATTTCAGTATTCAGCATGCTCGTATCAGCATTATCTCTCTCTGGTCTCTCCTCTTTCCCTACATTCCCCCACTCTCTCTATTCCTCAatccttacctctctctctctctctcttaggtgtctacCTCTctttcccttcctccctctcttgcACTAGGATTTTCTCTCCCTCTAGTCTCTCCCTTAACAcccaccttcctccctctctctctctcacatcctccctccatccctctcttcacctctctctccctctttatgatggaaagaaaggaaaatactagggagagagagatagagggaggaagagagtggttgatggaaagaaaggaaaataccaaggatagagagatctagagagagagagagtcaaagtgagagggaggaaggacTAGGTTGAGGGAGAGAACTAAGAGAGAGGTTAAgtgggagagatggagggaggaagggaggggttgatcgaaagagagggatatataagGGAGAGAAGGAAGGgatggatagagagggagagatccaagggagagagagagaggttaagtgagagagggaggggtatgtgcacaaagatggatgtcagaaaagtggacaccacccaaaaaaaacatgaaaaagcaAGTAACGCGTacgtggttctaaaatttgaaatcatcTTGTACGCGCTTAGGTCTGTTGTTCTCGAGCCTAAAAAAGATACCACGTACACACTTAggtctttaggaaagtgagcgcgtatGCGCTGCTCTTAGGAAAGTGAGCGTGTACGTgctcataaaaccctaaaaaaccgCGTACGCGGTACCTGTCAAAAGAAGTTTTTTAAAAAagaactgggtcttattttcccatgaccaTGACGTTTTTTCCTCATTTTCCTCCACGAAACCACGAGCAAACTGTCTCATTTATGCACCaaacgctatggatcaaggttagttttcttaatttttgtctttctttctcgtttattcaatttgttttacgttttgaatttaatttcgtttattttgattagttttttttattttttgtttcaaaaaccagattctgataatccacaacaacaacaacaaaatgcaccttctaaaaaccccgaacaaaacccacaagatacaccttcAGTTCCTCATTTTGATTGTACACttgaaacacaagagcaattgattaatcagttagggcaaaacacgtctaaaataaatagactgattaataaattgaaaacatctgagcttgagcatcataaatccctcgccacaaGCCTAagaacattagctagtggtgtcacagtcgtttccacacaaattacaaaatggggaaactttagggatatgtgtcgtcAATAATATGTTGGTGGGTTATCATACGaaggagtgaaaaacaaaaatattagtaaacaacaaatatgtgccctttttgttgatcctaaaactggtcagttgttacctcttaatgcaaagaggtttcccatacattggtgtaccaatgtgcagatgaagaatcttttttggcagaggtggtggatcgTCTTTtagatccaccttgtaataattatgaggtgacATTGTATTTTTTTacaaaagtatattgtgagtttgtcctcaatgtgcaaCCAAACTATTTTGGCATgggagagttccatggtagaggtggcagctctGCCCAAGCTAGACCTAGAGCCCGTAGATGAGTAGCCCCGGATAATCGTCGCCCCCTAGcatccaaacccaaggtgcatcaagttttcccaatagagctgaaagagtcgatggagctacagactcttcaggcgatCACATCGTtgactattggcatttgcatgaagattgcattaatgatatgttatgttgtcattgatgtcaattaaccagtaatgatattgttgtaatgttgttttgtaaccggtaggaagagctagtgaaagggaactataaccggtaggtaagtttatggagtgaaccggtattgctaagtattggagagttgaaccggtaaaccctacttgttgttttgataaaccctaaccgattaagtctggtgaattggttatattggtttatgatctgatggtgagtggtgatgattatgacatgtatggatattgtatgaagagagtttcaaagtgtttttggcatgttgaggtaacggtttttgtcttgggaatgagcaagtattttgcatgtaatgcaaagcgcgtgatgagttactaagttcaatgaagcggtgatcaaggagcggtcaaggattccttgaatgatgtgtagagattgttatgtaattcaatggtcatacttgaaccgacttgtttgtaatctctatgtgaattaggtttttgttgtgttaccgacctagttgatttgtttataaggtcgatgagttatttagtttcaaagttggcaaagttttaattgagtgtgtggttgtcgaaccagatgatgtatctatagtttgagtaacgacaaataggagcataaaaagaatctgaacaagcaagtatagtgctattcaaatagatcggcaaactcctattattttctaacaattacaacatattgaaatcccctaatcgggtaagctctaacaagcttggtgctattcaaatcctctaacaaggtgatccattagcttggatttcaaatcctttacaaaggttactcctcacagggtattgcttctaataagacattatagtcaatccctcaaccgggtggtccctaacaagatctgttcttatcaggactttttgtaaagctttaacaggcttggctcctaacagggtgaacttcagaagagttcaaatagttatcttgtgagtctcatctcactataaaaatttgatggattgtttcttccaatataggacacatatgattgatccatttgaacctatgggttcgtgtgaggctcctctacaatggcctatctcggtttttgatgactcggagccattatcaattggtagcatttttttgcctactgtaaaagtcatcagttgcatgcaatgcaaagttgcaagataggctagaattatttgatttgtcatgtgcacaaaccgatgtcacaagCGTGTATGgatgggtaggtttacactaggcatgctcctctcatgcatcccaaagcgtcgaaacgtcgagaatcataccctaccggcgcgatctctcaagtgccttgagtccaaaaaattgtcaaactttgacagactgtttcttcccatccaagacacatatgatcgatccatttgagtCTTCAAGGtcatgtgaggatcctctacaatggcgtatctcattttttgacgactcgaagccattttcaattggtagcattttttgcctgctgcaaaaaccgtcagttgcatgcaatgcaaagttgcaagataggctaaaattGATTCAGTTTGTCCTGTGGACAAACCAATGtcacgagcgcatctgggtgggcacgtttacgctaggcatgctcctctcattcatcccaaagcgtcagaacgtcgattcataccctactggtgcgatgtacaagttgcttgacaacttttttgacaataatgacaatttttgctcaaattgtatctagactcaatcgatgactcctatgacctgataatgactcaaataattatccatgattatacaagaatcaagaattatcatgattgaccttatcaataatggtcacAATTGACCTTAtgacatcacataaactcaaaacatagtcacaaaacatagacacaaaaaaatagtcacaaaacattgtcacatattattcaaaaatttgcctataaatatggtcaaatcaactcttggctatttgaatataccaaaaaaattcttacaaatcatctcatgggcttttatacaaaatttggcattacaatatgtgcaattcagctcatcgccattttaatatacaaaatttggcatctaaatatgtacaaattagctcattgccatttaaatatacaaatttatgcccctgaacatgtacaaatcagctcatgggcatttatatatacaaaaaacaaatatagaacaattcatagacgatatatacaaaattctcaaaattattctaCTCTGaattgtagaatcaatcaagtgagccttcaagattggctctaacctgtattgtgtcaagtattgcctcgtggtcagattcacgaactttccatgaAATCTTGTtttgaggtctaccacaatacttcatcaaatgaatatttgttgcaacaaaaaggttagagaaatgacgaatatgtctgtgtgtttcaaagtcctcaaacaaccaaacatcataattcttgatagggtatctcctaagccatgttcttgtcacgacaacaaaccctattgggtactcaaaaccctctccgtcaatgattatggttgtcaattttcttttaggctcaacacaatgacacaaatagtaatcggttccttcttcattgttctcttctaccaaaattgcatacacatgacttgcattttataaagtgataattaataccaaaaataaagtgtgatgtacaacaaaatgaaccaaaaagaatacttgcaaaaaaattaactcaaaaaaccACTTGAATCTAGTAGGtcgaatacatggtcaaaatccactgatgtctccatctgactcaattgtagtgctttgggaatttgataggtatcaatgggaactaacggtctacaagaccatttgtcaacccactcttgagattcacattcttcccacaaataatacattcatgaagagaaaaaacataccatctgtctcttataaattactagtgaacttgtatttgaactcataaatgagtgcatgtc contains:
- the LOC131875826 gene encoding uncharacterized protein LOC131875826: MVFSSRRKQEQHKFYFEGSILEEVADYKYLGIDFNKSLSWEGCRKKRTLGGWKALYALQNRCREAELWDWKTIQTLFRLLVLPVILYGCEVSASSTLDSQWKQFERIQKRLITSKFKIKSTVPYDIMLSETGAAPIEAAAMVRLISYLKRTEQMGEDRWPKVVVNDTLCKRKKTWMKQNIKWLKKWDIYLNSCPTNIKEIKVFVMEKFYKKNWSIGLGRKKQYYINEFNPKYDHLQKVYIGANISWKATILIAQLRTNSHQLRCDTGRWKRPKEIWEERVCPFCVSGSVETEKHFILECEALKVSREKFADFLTASTWYNLFSEEHIVKMGALIISLNKQRSDLKKLIQLDQIVP